One Ictalurus furcatus strain D&B chromosome 25, Billie_1.0, whole genome shotgun sequence DNA window includes the following coding sequences:
- the si:dkey-51e6.1 gene encoding 14 kDa phosphohistidine phosphatase, with the protein MADCLSKVPDVEIDPEGKFKYILVRVKLKGGADHKDIVRGTKSAEYHNHIFEKLSPAMDTLGLECTCLGGGKIEHDSNKKTLRVFGESTGYGKADHAVTVGKLRAVFKDYEITME; encoded by the exons ATGGCTGACTGTTTGAGTAAAGTCCCAGACGTGGAGATCGACCCGGAAGGgaaatttaaatacattttagtgAGAGTGAAGCTTAAAGGTGGAGCTGACCACAAAGACATAGTGAGAGGCACAAAGAGTGCTGAGTACCACA ATCATATCTTTGAAAAGTTGAGCCCTGCGATGGACACACTAGGTCTGGAGTGTACCTGCCTTGGTGGTGGAAAGATAGAGCATGACAGCAACAAGAAGACACTAAGAGTGTTTGGAGAGTCCACG GGCTATGGAAAGGCTGACCATGCCGTCACAGTGGGAAAGCTGAGAGCTGTCTTCAAAGACTACGAGATCAcaatggaataa